Proteins encoded within one genomic window of Vanrija pseudolonga chromosome 3, complete sequence:
- the Elp2 gene encoding putative elongator complex protein 2, whose translation MPATLTTAYISIGANRSSSGSACSSSGIFAYAADNTVALWDSNGASGVYTTLLGHKGHVTTVKVVSEHNGRVVFVSGDSVGGVRLWTEGDGRQFTCTASFTSHEGASVSALAVLPTRAGEPVELLTGDSSANVKRWRISGSGEAKHVESLEMKGRLPLDMEVALLPGTTQPVLVIGATDRKVQIWTVQDGEFNLVTWLEGHEDWIRCLSLTTYPSLDGTSTDLLLATGSQDNYIRLWRITPAVAADEGLDILDEFERRLGGEDGSVLSTKAHVLSVEEGGKALKFNITLEALLVGHESGLTNVHWSPATPDSPATLLSSASDNSLVIWAPTAGEHTRDGIWVPEHRFGAFGGRGLAFFGAVWGPRGDSVLTTGWTGGVERWVRSADDDGWVPSSAVTGHFGPVQSVAWDANGDYIVSASADQTSRIHAACAPSGSKTRVWGEIARPQIHGYDLVDAAFITPLRIASAAEEKVLRVFDATEGFAASLKGLGVRDLPEERITQLPKGATVPPLGLSNRALGAAADLEAVGKLHVSNEARDSVSAALTVLPTEEELGTSTLWPEIEKIYGHGYELSTLAASHAGEYVATASRASSAEHAAVRVVSTANWALAATLLGHSLTVTRIAFSPDDTLLLTVSRDRSWRLFARDGAGFVPAAAEERAHARMVLDAAWSPSGDRFATASRDKSVKVWARSGGAWAVAATLKLEQPATAVALTSSPAGGDILAVGTEAGGIEVYAVAASAITPLAAVPAAQAHAGAVYRLAWHPSSLTLASAGHDRAVRVFTLAL comes from the exons ATGCCGGCGACACTGACGACGGCGTACATCTCAATAGGCGCAAATCGGTCGTCGTCCggctcggcctgctcctcgagcggcATCTTCGCCTACGCGGCCGACAACACCGTTGCGCTCTGGGACTCT AACGGCGCAAGCGGGGTATACACGACGCTCTTGGGACACAAGGGGCACGTTACGACCGTTAAGGTTGTGAGCGAGCACAATGGCCGCGTCGTGTTCGTGTCGGGCGACAGTgttggcggcgtgcggctgTGGACCGAGGGCGATGGGCGACAG TTCACGTGCACAGCGAGCTTTACTTCGCATGAAGGCGCGTCCGTCTCGGCCCTGGCCGTGCTCCCTacgcgcgcgggcgagccGGTCGAGCTGCTCACGGGCGACTCGAGCGCCAACGTCAAGCGGTGGAGGATAAGCGGCTCCGGGGAGGCGAAGCACGTCGAGAGCCTCGAGATGAAGGGCCGCCTCCCGCTCGACATGGAGGTGGCGCTGCTCCCTGGAACGACTCAGCCGGTGCTCGTTATCGGCGCGACGGACCGCAAGGTCCAGATCTGGACGGTGCAAGACGGCGAGTTCAATCTCGTCACTTGGCTCGAGGGGCACGAGGACTGGATCAGGTGCTTGAGCCTCACGACATACCCTTCCCTCGATGGGACGAGTACCGACCTGCTGCTTGCCACTGGATCGCAGGACAACTATATCCGCCTGTGGCGCATCACgccggccgtggccgccgacgagggcctgGATATCCtcgacgagtttgagcgccgcctcggcggcgaggacggcagcgTGCTCTCCACCAAGGCGCACGTTCTGTCCGTGGAGGAGGGAGGCAAGGCGCTCAAGTTCAACATCACCCTCGAGGCCCTGCTAGTAGGCCACGAGTCGGGCCTGACCAACGTGCACTggtcgcccgcgacgcccgactcgccagcgacgctgctcagctcggcgtcggacaACTCGCTCGTCATctgggcgccgacggcgggcgagcaCACGCGCGACGGTATCTGGGTGCCCGAGCACCGGTTCGGCGCgttcggcgggcgcgggctcgcGTTCTTCGGCGCAGTGTGGGGCCCGCGCGGGGACAGCGTCCTCACCACCGGCTGgacgggcggcgtcgagcgctggGTGCGctctgccgacgacgacggctgggtgccctcgtcggccgtcacGGGCCACTTTGGCCCCGTGCAGTCGGTCGCGTGGGACGCGAACGGCGACTACATCGTCTCTGCGAGCGCGGACCAGACGTCGCGTATCCACGCGGCGTGTGCCCCGTCCGGCTCGAAAACCCGCGTCTGGGGAGAGATTGCCCGTCCCCAGATCCACGGGTACGACCTGGTCGACGCAGCGTTCATCACGCCGCTGCGCATTGCGTCAGCCGCCGAAGAAAAGGTGCTGCGCGTGTTTGACGCAACTGAGGGGTTCGCCGCGAGCCTGAaggggctcggcgtgcgcgacctCCCAGAGGAGCGCATCACCCAGCTGCCAAAGGGCGCGACGGTGCCCCCGCTCGGCCTGTCCaaccgcgcgctcggcgccgcagccgatctcgaggcggtcggcaAGCTGCACGTGTCgaacgaggcgcgcgactcggtgtcggcggcgctgaccgTCCTCccgaccgaggaggagctcggcacgtcgacgcTCTGGCCCGAGATTGAGAAGATCTACGGGCACGGGTACGAGCTGTCGACGCTGGCCGCGAGCCACGCCGGCGAGTATGTCGCgacagcgtcgcgcgccagctcggccgagcacgcggccgtgcgcgtcgtgtccACGGCCAACTgggcgctcgcggccacgCTCCTGGGTCACAGCCTGACGGTCACACGCATCGCGTTCAGCCCCGACGACACGCTCCTGCTTACCGTGTCCCGCGACCGCTCGTGGCGGCTGTTCGCGCGGGATGGCGCGGGCttcgtgcccgccgccgctgaggaACGCGCACACGCCCGCATggtcctcgacgcggcgtggTCGCCCTCTGGAGACCGCTTCGCGACCGCAAGTCGTGACAAGAGCGTCAAGGTGTGGGCGCGGAGTGGCGGCGCATGGGCCGTGGCCGCTACcctcaagctcgagcagccGGCAACGGCTGTCGCGCTCACCTCGAGTCCTGCAGGCGGGGACATCTTGGCGGTTGGCACCGAGGCAGGCGGCATCGAGGtctacgccgtcgcggcaAGCGCAAtcacgccgctcgcggccgtccCAGCAGCGCAGGCACACGCCGGCGCAGTCTACCGGCTCGCATGGCACCCCAGCAGTctgacgctcgcgtcggcgggccACGACCGCGCCGTGCGTGTCTTCACGCTCGCACTATAG
- the PST2 gene encoding Protoplast secreted protein 2 → MLAAPAPAAAPATDAPKPVIGVIFYSLYGHIGVLAEAVIKGVEAAGAIAKPFQIQETLTEDILEKMKGGGSLKPKYPVVTPNDLKDLDGFILGAPTRYGRLPAQVSAFFDQTGGLWATGALHGKFGATFTSSASTHGGQETTHLTTLPFFAHHGIIYVPIGYTQPYLTDLNEVHGGSPYGASTIAGGDGSRQPTEGELKLAEYQGEYFAKTVGQSVRGRHLLNGGAAAGAAAVAAGNNTSAPAKALPADAEPAGYQIEDKAPTHPTAAVVGEPEKVAGATGADAPGAAAAVAGAPAAATTAAGDAQNAAAPVAEKAAAAAPASAGAAAADSTPAPPNPTTRPPPAAKKGGLFSCCSGGNID, encoded by the exons ATGTT GGCCgcccctgcccccgccgctgcccccgcgaccgacgcgccCAAGCCCGTCATCGGCGTCATCTTCTACTCGCTGTACGGCCACATTggtgtgctcgccgaggcggtcatcaagggcgtcgaggccgctggCGCGATCGCCAAGCCGTTCCAGATCCAGGAGACGCTCACCGAAGACATTCTCGAGAAGATGAAGGGTGGTGGCTCGCTCAAGCCCAAGTACCCTGTCGTCACCCCCAACgacctcaaggacctcgacggcttcatcctcggcgcgcccacCCGTTACGGCCGCCTCCCCGCCCAGGTCTCGGCCTTCTTTGACCAGACCGGCGGCCTCTGGGCCACGGGCGCCCTCCACGGCAAGTTTGGCGCGACCttcacctcgtcggcctcgacccacGGCGGCCAGGAGACGACCCACCTCACCACGCTCCCCTTCTTCGCCCACCACGGCATCATCTACGTGCCCATCGGCTACACGCAGCCCTACCTCACCGACCTGAACGAGGTCCACGGTGGCTCGCCCTacggcgcgtcgaccattgccggcggtgacggctcgcgccagcccaccgagggcgagctcaagcTTGCCGAGTACCAGGGCGAG TACTTTGCCAAGACTGTCGGTCAGTCCGTCCGCGGCCGTCA TCTTCTGAACGGTGGCGCAGCCGccggagccgccgccgtcgctgctggcaacaacacgtcggcgcccgccaaggccctccctgccgacgccgagccggcgggaTACCAGATCGAAGACAAGGCACCGACgcaccccaccgccgcggtTGTCGGCGAGCCCGAGAAGGTTGCCGGCGCGACCGGTGCGGACGCGcccggtgctgctgctgctgtcgctggcgcgcctgccgccgctaccaccgctgctggcgacgcCCAGAACGCCGCTGCCCCTGTCGCTGagaaggccgctgccgctgcccccgcctccgctggcgccgctgctgccgacagcacgccggcgcctcccAACCCCACGACGCGccccccacccgccgcaAAGAAGGGCGGCCTGTTCTCGTGCTGCTCGGGCGGCAACATCGACTAA
- the SPAC222.17 gene encoding putative protein produces the protein MSFFSAPSAPGVTGANSVPKPESDAQRNAAPEDEHKRVVDFVKESPAARYTFDSRNNKNDGRPTAELCRLRPDGGVSCIKLAVESAALFRSMQSLGFFCALPAEPHRTHMECNAIARGMSFTIYVTSLTSQPKVRKHTELLHRALRALEIPYEAFDLVMDEEAKRRWQRSKPPGMVVGLPGYLVGGEWVGTMDDFEEAVEIGTLETFLKQDVDHDASQTIGEAELDRLMREMTDADLDKLVGDLAVDDKAKEPTPPLSKAKADAPKEAKDSKSSFGVLGAEAAAVGATVAAAATATAVAVQDTAASAVDAVSPVAEKAKDAVKDVPPVKDVEVASAKEAAADESLLSKAKAAVEPLATKTASAAEVPADTSLLDKAKAAVEPLAAKATAAASSTAAAVVPESKETPKSKPEPAAATPAPPEKTLDDVIDETLAKEREEAEEEGEEVSPAPASVLAAEAKLEAKEVKAEVKPDTKAEAKAEVKPEAKPDVKKEVKAEAQPEPEADVKAEPRPEAKVDVKAEVKSEVKAEAKPEAKAEVKADVKSDVKPEPKSDVKSEPKSEPKSEPKPEPKPEVKSEPKSESKTDAKPESTPEVKPVPKVEAKVAATPEVKPETKAKVKPEPKSEVKPDAKPAAAATISDKEGPAPGEKTLDDLIDDTLAKEREEAEAEGEEVSPAPASVLAAEAKLEAKEAKPVVTEPVTKTSAPPASLTKPLEVKPAASPSKVSDTKPAVTKPADAKPADTKPADTKLADTLSATSLVAADPELTGPTKPLFTKTKSASAASSTSASPTKRTGASSPTKKAPAAEKPKVPFPTSTTMSSSLAAALAAADAALAEAEDE, from the exons ATGAGCTTCTTCTCGGCACCCTCAGCACCCGGCGTGACTGGCGCCAACTCGGTCCCCAAGCCAGAGTCTGATGCGCAGCGCAACGCGGCCCCAGAAGACGAGCACAAGCGtgtcgtcgactttgtcaag GAGAGCCCAGCCGCACG CTACACCTTTGACTCGCGTAACAACAAGAACGACGGCCGGCCGACGGCTGAGCTGTGCCGCTTGCGGCCGGACGGCGGTGTGAGCTGTATCAAG CTCGcggtcgagtcggcggcgCTTTTTAGGAGCATGCAGAGCCTTG GCTTCTTCTGCGCGctccccgccgagccgcaCCGAACACACATGGAATGCAACGCCATTGCCCGCGG CATGTCGT TCACAATCTAC GTGACAAGTCTCACGTCCCAGCCCAAGGTGCGCAAGCACACCGAGCTGCTGCACCG GGCTCTGCGAGCGCTTGAGATTCCGTACGAG GCCTTCGATCTCGtgatggacgaggaggccaaaCGCCGCTGGCAGCGCTCCAAGCCGCCCGGCATggtcgtcggcctgccgGGGTACCTCGTCGGTGGGGAGTGGGTCGGG ACAATGGACGACTTTGAAGAGGCCGTCGAGATTGGCACCCTCGAGACATTCCTCAAGCAGGACGTGGACCACGACGCGTCCCAGACCATcggggaggccgagctcgaccgcctgATGCGCGAGATGACGGACGCCGAtctcgacaagctcgtcggcgatCTCGCCGtggacgacaaggccaaggagcccACCCCGCCGTTGTCGAAGGCAAAGGCAGACGCGCcgaaggaggccaaggacagCAAGTCGTCGTTCGGCGTGCTGggagccgaggccgccgcggttGGCGCGaccgtcgctgctgctgccacggCTACTGCGGTAGCCGTGCAGGACACTGCTGCATCggctgtcgacgccgtgtcgcccGTCGcggagaaggccaaggacgcggTGAAGGATGTTCCTCCcgtcaaggacgtcgaggtcgcctcAGCGAAGGAGGCAGCTGCCGACGAGTCTCTGTTGTCCAAGGCTAAGGCTGCCGTTGAGCCCCTCGCGACGAAGACAGCCTCTGCGGCCGAGGTACCCGCCGACACATCGCTGTTGGACAAGGCAaaggccgccgtcgagcccctCGCCGCGAAGGCCACGGCCGCAGCATCCTCtaccgccgctgccgtcgtgcCGGAGAGCAAGGAGACCCCCAAGTCGAAACCtgagcccgccgccgccacccccgcgccccccgagaagacgctcgacgacgtcatcGACGAGAccctcgccaaggagcgcgaggaggccgaggaagagggcgaggaggtgtcGCCTGCCCCTGCTTCAGTGCTTGCTGCTGAGGCTAAGCtggaggccaaggaggtcaaggCTGAGGTCAAGCCTGATACCAAGGCAGAGGCCAAGGCGGAAGTGAAGCCGGAAGCGAAGCCTgacgtcaagaaggaggtgAAGGCGGAGGCACAGCCTGAGCCTGAGGCGGACGTGAAGGCGGAGCCAAGGCCCGAGGCGAAGGTGGACGTGAAGGCTGAGGTCAAGTCTGAGGTCAAGGCAGAGGCAAAGCCTGAGGCGAAGGCAGAGGTGAAGGCTGACGTCAAGTCCGACGTCAAGCCTGAGCCCAAGTCTGACGTCAAGTCTGAGCCCAAGTCTGAGCCCAAGTCTGAGCCCAAGCCTGAGCCCAAGCCTGAGGTGAAGTCTGAGCCCAAGTCTGAGTCCAAGACCGACGCGAAGCCTGAGTCAACACCAGAGGTTAAGCCCGTGCCCAAGGTGGAAGCCAAGGTTGCCGCCACACCTGAGGTCAAGCCTGAGACCAAGGCTAAAGTCAAGCCGGAGCCCAAGTCGGAGGTCAAGCCGGACGCcaagccagcggcggcggctaccATCAGCGATAAGGAGGGCCCCGCCCCTGGAGAGAAGACACTGGACGACTTGATCGACGACACGCTGGCGaaggagagggaggaggccgaggcagagggagaggaggtgTCTCCTGCTCCGGCCTCTGTCCTGGCTGctgaggccaagctcgaggcgaAGGAAGCCAAGCCTGTGGTCACCGAGCCTGTCACCAAGACCTCGGCACCGCCAGCTTCCTTGACCAAGCCTCTCGAGGTGAAGCCTGCCGCTTCGCCATCCAAGGTCTCCGACACGAAGCCAGCCGTTACAAAGCCAGCCGACGCGAAGCCAGCCGACACAAAGCCAGCCGACACTAAGCTAGCCGACACATTGTCCGCCACTtccctcgtcgctgccgacccaGAACTAACAGGCCCCACCAAGCCCCTCTTTACGAAGAccaagtcggcgtcggcagcatCGTCCACTTCTGCATCACCGACAAAGCGCACTGGAGCCTCCTCGCCTACCAAgaaggcgccggcggccgagaagccCAAGGTCCCCTtccccaccagcaccacgaTGTCGTccagcttggcggcggcgcttgctGCAGCCGACGCTGCGTTggcagaggcagaggacGAATAA
- the ERB1 gene encoding Ribosome biogenesis protein ERB1, which yields MARPGAKTTRGAAKPAAKPVATPAAPKPTASRKRAAPESSPVDEDEPEFAVGGDLELSEDEEVEEGGEEDDEEEEFPELDDDEDVIPALDSGSEDEAGDDEADDADDTSDEEIDDEDDGSESGYNSSDIEAMYGSSPDSSILASPSSGKRELDTDEALSRLIRKNTVKPDESLGAEGKLSTAKESKGKLRPSRLVPGGYTREYDEIEAGYGSESSTEDNPNTIGNIPIEWYDDLPHIGYDVEGRKIFRPAKGDELDKFLANTGDLGAWTSAEDKLMQQSVQLTDRELDIIRRLEAAENPDADYDPYQPTIEWFTGEGRERIMPLSAAPEPKRRFVPSKWEHQKVMKIVKAIREGRIVPGKPTSVAKPKVYSIWSEADQPHGTDHAMYMPAPQLPPPKTIESYNPPEEYLLTEEERKEWEEADKEDRKTNFLPAKYDALRKVPVYKDLVQERFERCLDLYLAPRTRRVKLNIDPESLIPKLPSPRELRPFPTTQSVQYRHPGNTRVRSVSLSPKGDWLASGSEDGVVRVWDVATGREVWRWNLKGGPVQHVSWSPNADEALLVALVEGRITLLSPLALVAPAVAAATLTHANTGYAASAATTKIGAGKDLKGTEAIKWVRPGETQRERGELVYVDVPGTPKHVTWHRKGDYFATVAADAQNKAVLIHQLGKHATQTPFRKTQGAVQRVAFHPLKPWFFAATQRYVRLYDLAAQKLVRTLQTGLKWISSLDIHPGGDNLIVGSYDKKLAWFDMDVGTKPYKTLRYHSRALRAVQFHPTLPLFASASDDGTIHIFHATVYNDLTQNPLIVPLKILRGHRITDTLGVLDMSWHPEKPWLVSSGADGECRLWCS from the coding sequence ATGGCACGACCGGGAGCCAAGACGACACGGGGGGCCGCAAAGCCGGCAGCCAAGCCGGTCGCCACGCCCGCTGCACCAAAGCCCACGGCCAGCCGCAAGCGTGCCGCGCCTGAATCTTCGCCtgtggacgaggacgagcccgagtttgccgtcggcggcgacctcgagctgagcgaggacgaggaggtcgaggagggcggtgaggaggacgacgaggaggaggagttccccgagctcgacgacgacgaggacgtcatCCCTGCGCTTGACAGCGGCTCGGAGGATGAAGCTGGCGAcgatgaggccgacgacgccgacgacacatccgacgaggagattgacgacgaggacgacggaTCAGAGTCGGGCTACAACTCGTCCGACATTGAGGCCATGTACGGCTCGTCTCCTGACAGCTCAATactcgcgtcgccgtcgtcgggcaagcgcgagctcgacacggacgaggcCCTGTCCCGCCTGATTCGCAAGAACACGGTCAAGCCCGACGagagcctcggcgccgagggcaagctcTCGACGGCCAAGGAGAGCAAGGGCAAGCTGCGCCCTTCGCGACTCGTTCCCGGCGGCTACACgcgcgagtacgacgagatcgaggccGGCTACGGATCCGAGAGCAGTACCGAGGACAACCCGAACACGATCGGCAACATCCCCATTGAGTGGTACGACGACCTGCCGCACATTGGctacgacgtcgagggccgCAAGATCTTCCGTCCCGCCAAgggcgatgagctcgacaagTTCCTCGCCAACAcgggcgacctcggcgcctgGACCAGCGCAGAGGACAAGCTCATGCAGCAGAGCGTCCAGCTCACCGACCGCGAGCTGGATATCATCCGCCGTTTGGAGGCCGCCGAGAACCCCGATGCCGACTACGACCCGTACCAGCCCACGATTGAGTGGTTCAccggcgagggccgcgagcgcaTCATGCCGCTGTCGGCTGCTCCCGAGCCCAAGCGCCGCTTCGTGCCGTCCAAGTGGGAGCACCAGAAGGTCATGAAGATTGTCAAGGCTATCCGCGAGGGCCGTATCGTGCCCGGCAAGCCCACGTCTGtcgccaagcccaaggtgTACTCGATCTGgtccgaggccgaccagCCCCACGGCACTGACCACGCCATGTACATGCCTGCGCCGCAGCTGCCACCACCAAAGACGATCGAGTCGTATAACCCGCCAGAGGAGTACctcctcaccgaggaggagcgcaaggagtgggaggaggccgacaaggaggaCCGCAAGACCAACTTCTTGCCTGCCAAGTACGACGCGCTCCGCAAGGTGCCAGTGTACAAGGACCTGGTGCAGGAGCGCTTCGAGCGCTGTCTCGACTTGTACCTCGCGCCCCGAACAAGGCGCGTCAAGCTCAACATTGACCCCGAGTCGCTCATCCCCAAGctcccgtcgccgcgcgagctccgCCCCTTCCCAACAACCCAGTCGGTGCAGTACCGCCACCCGGGCAACACGCGCGTGCGCTCCGTGTCATTGTCACCCAAGGGCGACTGgctcgcctcgggctccgaggacggcgtcgtgcgcgtctGGGACGTGGCTACTGGTCGCGAGGTGTGGCGCTGGAACCTCAAGGGCGGCCCGGTTCAGCATGTTTCGTGGAGccccaacgccgacgaggcgctgcttGTCGCGCTTGTCGAGGGCAGAATTACCCTCCTGTCCCcgcttgcgctcgtcgcgcccgcggTCGCTGCCGCGACCCTCACCCACGCCAACACTGGTTATGctgccagcgcggcgacgaccaaGATTGGCGCTGGCAAGGACCTCAAGGGTACCGAGGCAATCAAGTGGGTCCGCCCCGGCGAGacgcagcgcgagcgcggagAGCTCGTGTACGTCGACGTCCCCGGCACGCCAAAGCACGTCACATGGCACCGCAAGGGTGACTACTTTGCCACTGTTGCTGCCGACGCGCAGAACAAGGCGGTTCTTATCCACCAGCTCGGCAAGCACGCCACGCAGACGCCGTTCCGCAAGACGCAGGGCGCCGTCCAGCGTGTCGCCTTCCACCCCCTCAAGCCGTGGTTCTTTGCTGCGACGCAGCGCTACGTGCGCCTGTACGACCTGGCTGCGCAGAAGCTGGTTCGTACCCTGCAGACTGGTCTCAAGTGGatctcgtcgctcgacaTCCACCCAGGCGGCGACAACCTCATTGTCGGCTCGTACGACAAGAAGCTGGCATGGTTCGACATGGACGTCGGTACCAAGCCGTACAAGACGCTGCGGTAccactcgcgcgcgctgcgtgCGGTCCAGTTCCACCCCACGCTGCCGCTCTTCGCGTCGGCATCGGACGACGGCACGATCCACATCTTCCACGCGACAGTCTACAACGACCTGACGCAGAACCCACTCATCGTCCCGCTCAAGATCTTGCGCGGACACCGCATCACCGacacgctcggcgtgctcgacatgAGCTGGCACCCCGAGAAGCCTTGGCTCGTGAGctctggcgccgacggcgagtgcCGTCTCTGGTGTTCGTAG
- the pca-2 gene encoding putative proteasome subunit alpha type-2 yields the protein MSAPGGGGAYSFSLTTFSPSGKLVQIEHALAAVAGGTTSLGIKATNGIVLATEKKDVSALLDTSVIEKVATICPNIGFVYSGMGPDFRVLVAKARKIAQAYWKVYGEYPPTKVLVQEVAAVMQKATQSGGVRPYGISLLIAGWDAHRGQSLYQVDPSGSYWAWKASAIGKNMVNGKTFLEKRYNDDLSLEDAIHTALLTLKEGFEGQMTAETIEIGIVTVPTADQLVAKSGERLAPTFRKLTEQEVRDYLSL from the exons ATGTCGGctcccggcggcggcggcgcctacTC CTTCTCCCTCAccaccttctcgccctcTGGCAAGCTCGTGCAGATCGAGCACGCCCTGGCAGCCGTTGCGGGCGGCACGACGTCGCTCGGCATCAAGG CAACCAACGGCATTGTCCTCGCGaccgagaagaaggacgtTTCGGCCCTGCTCGACACGTCAGTGATCGAAAAGGTGGCCACCATCTGCCCCAACATTGGCTTTGTCTACTCTGGCATGGGCCCCGACttccgcgtcctcgtcgccaaggcgcgcaagaTTGCCCAGGCATACTGGAAGGTGTATGGCGAGTACCCTCCCACCAAGGTGCTCGTGCAGGAGGTTGCGGCGGTGATGCAGAAGGCGACGCAGTCAGG TGGTGTCCGCCCATACGGCATCTCGCTCCTCATCGCAGGCTGGGACGCACACCGCGGCCAGTCGCTGTACCAGGTCGACCCGTCGGGCTCGTACTGGGCGTGGAAGGCGAGCGCAATCGGCAAGAACATGGTCAACGGCAAGACGTTCCTCGAGAAGCGCTACAACGACGACCTGTCCCTCGAGGACGCCATCCACACggccctcctcaccctcaaGGAGGGCTTTGAGGGCCAGATGACGGCCGAGACGATCGAGATTGGTATCGTGACCGTCCCTActgccgaccagctcgtcgcaAAGTCTGGAGAGCGCCTCGCCCCCACATTCCGGAAGCTCACAGAGCAGGAGGTCCGCGACTACTTGTCGCTGTGA
- the GAL1 gene encoding Galactokinase, producing the protein MAAAQLPIPAFAALSDVYPEGTVPGEVTRWNDLASTFEKTYGAPATHVARAPGRVNILGEHIDYSLFPVLPAAIEQDIIIALRPTSATERRVRLANVDPRFAPTEFTLTRTDKGWDADFDGSASYWGNYAKAAILECLARFFPPGSGKEPVGLDLLMSGTVPPGAGLSSSAAFVVSSVIMFLAANGLTEGKSKGDVVEMAIASEHRLGLRTGGMDQSASALCLKNSLLHLAFHPNLDPTPLPLPEGLAVVITNSLAPHSLADSAPERYNLRVVEVLVASRLLLHAWVVDDTRLKASGEDGRIWLKEALDLWQKKEGISNDELFEKALAALPDVLGKNGRDIEGWTKEEMIEASGMTAEAFTETYLNFIPVRAERFQLYKRAYHTFAESLRVSLFKSRCEEVARDPISNPADDPRAWELGALLNGSHDSLRDLFDATVPEVEQLRDLCLKHGALGARQTGGGWGGAVISLLPVQDVPAFLETIKKSYPPFAKLSPKELEDAAFATLPGVGAGVYEVKGEIN; encoded by the exons ATGGCCGCCGCTCAGCTCCCCATCCCCGCGTTCGCAGCGCTCAGCGACGTCTACCCAGAGGGCACGGTGCCGGGCGAAGT GACGCGCTGGAACGACCTCGCGAGCACCTTTGAGAAGACGTACGGCGCGCCTGCTacgcacgtcgcgcgcgcgccgggccgcgtcaacatcctcggcgagcacatTGACTACTCGCTCTTC CCCGTCCTGCCCGCCGCGATCGAGCAGGACATCATCATCGCCCTCCGGCCCACGTCGGCCACTGAGCGCCGTGTCCGCCTCGCCAACGTCGACCCCCGCTTCGCGCCCACCGAGTTCACGCTCACGCGCACCGACAAGGGCTGGGacgccgactttgacggctcggcgagctACTGGGGCAACTATGCCAAGGCGGCCATTCTCGAGTGTCTCGCGCGCTTCTTCCCCCCCGGTAGCGGCAAGGAGccggtcggcctcgacctcctcatGTCTGGCACTGTGCCGCCTGGCGCCGGCCTGAGT TCATCTGCCGCCTTCGTCGTCTCCTCCGTCATCATGTTCCTCGCGGCCAACGGGCTCACCGAGGGCAAGAGCAAGGGCGATGTCGTCGAGATGGCTATTGCCAGCGAGCACCGTCTTGGCCTGCGCACCGGCGGCATGGAC CAATCCGCCTCTGCCCTCTGCCTCAAGAACTcgctcctccacctcgccttCCACCCCAACCTTGACCCGACACCGCTTCCGCTCCCCGAgggcctcgccgtcgtcatcaccaactcgctcgcgccacactcgctcgccgactcggcacCAGAGCGGTACAACCTGCGcgtggtcgaggtgctcgtcgcgtcccgactgctgctgcacgcgtGGGTTGTCGACGACACACGCCTCAAGGCgtcgggcgaggacggccgTATCTGGCTCAAGGAGGCACTCGACCTCTGGcagaagaaggagggcaTTTCCAACGACGAGCTGTTTGAGaaggcgctcgctgcgctcccAGACGTTCTCGGCAAGAACGGGCGCGACATTGAGGGCTGGACCAAGGAAGAGATGATCGAGGCCTCGGGCATGACTGCCGAGGCGTTTACGGAAACCTACCTCAACTTCATccccgtccgcgccgagcgcttcCAGCTGTACAAGCGTGCCTACCACACGTTTGCCGAGTCGCTCCGCGTGTCCCTCTTCAAGAGCAGGTGTGAGGAGGTCGCTCGCGACCCCATCAgcaaccccgccgacgacccgcgcgcgtgggagctcggcgcgctcctcaacGGCTCGCACGACTCGCTCCGCGACCTGTTTGACGCGACCGTCCCCGAGGTTGAGCAGCTCCGTGACCTCTGCCTCAAGCatggcgccctcggcgcccgccaGACCGGCGGCGGAtggggcggcgccgtcatCTCCCTCCTGCCAGTCCAGGACGTCCCCGCATTCCTTGAGACCATCAAGAAGTCGTACCCTCCGTTCGCAAAGCTGTCCcccaaggagctcgaggacgctgCCTTTGCCACGCTCCCCGGTGTTGGAGCGGGTGTGTACGAGGTCAAGGGAGAGATCAACTAG